AGTAAAATTAAATATAATTAATTATACTACAATTTTAGAGAATATAATGTTGAAGTACTTCATCTTAATAAATCTAAAATAATTACAAAACTTTAAAAGTTCTTGATTAAATCCAATACAGTACATCAATTTCCTAAAAGTCCAAATATTTTACATCAATATCCATGTTTTGTTTATTATATCTATTCTTTGAAACACAAAACATAACTATTTTTGCAAATGTCTAATACGATTCTGAAAAGAAGAGAATAGAAATTTATTATGCTATTGTTCCCTCAATAGGTGATTTATATCAGATTAATTATTCAATCAAGTATCCAGATGACTTCTGGATACTTTTTTCATAATTATACTTATTCAACTCTTAATCAATGAACAGTAACAACCTTAATTAATTTAAAGAAAATTTTTAAAATTACAGAATACTATTAAGACTAACTTACCTAATTTCTTTATAGTCTACTCAAATTCTCAATTATAGGACAATTTATAAAATAATTCAAAAAAAGGATTTGAGCTATTTAACTTATAATCTTTTAATCAGAGTATTCGAAATGCTTAGAGGATTCACATTACTAATTTTTTCTTACATATCTGCATTTGGTTGTATATCAGCTTAGTGTGAAAATTTATTATAGACACTACAAATATATTTCAACATTAACATAATTGTATTGACCATCATCATACTCTTCAATTCTTAATTACACTTAACAGTCTATGAATTCTAACGTACTTTTTATATATTGACTAACTTTACGTTGCATATTTACTTAATAAATAACCTCTATGTTGTAATCAACTATATAAATAGCTGATTAATTAACAAATTCTATTTTCTTTTGATGCCAAACAGCATTTTAGTTTTGGAAATATATATAGCGTTGTTAATAAAGTATTGTAATATTTAATGGGAGATGGTATACTCTGCTTTTTTTCTTAGCATTGCATTTGACCGAAAAAATATTTTTATGGTATAGAGAACAATATATAATAAATAAAAGAGGCTTGTAGAATATCAAAAATTATGGCAATTTTTAATTTTAAATCCGAAGCAAAAATGCCATGAATTGATTTTGGATAATTAAAAATTAAAATTTGAATACTTCACTCCAATTTCTACCAAACTTATATTCTAATATTGACTTATAAAAGCCTTTAGGTATAAGATTGAATAAGAATATTTGGAACACTATAAAAATAACTTATTTTGAAATGTTGTAGACTTCACTTTTTTAGTACAATTTAAATTACATATTGTATAATTTTAAATCACGTTAAAAAAGGGAAGTCTACAATAAGATGTCAAATTAAAGTTATGCCTTAATAAAACGGGTTGGGATGGTTTATTTACTTAAAAATATCTAACCTAATTCAGTTTATAAAACAGCACAATATTTTTTTCTAATATATTCAATAGTCTACCCAATAATAACCACTTCTACATCATCGAAAGCCGTAAACTCCAATGTTCTGAAAATCTGATTTTTTGGAGGGAAAACTTTTATTGTTGCATTCATTTTTTACTTTCTTCCAAAGGCTTGTTAAGTATTCTGACTCTTTATGGGGGGCTAAAAACTTCTGTTCAGGTCATACGGCAAAATAGTAATATTAAAATAAGCAAAGGTGATTTTTAACAACAGAAAATCAGAAAAAGCTTTTTTATCATTTTCCGGAAAATCTTTTCAGGCTAAAAATAATATTATCCGGGAAACCTTCATCCTTTTCTCTATCCAACAAAATAAAATCATGCTTCAAGAGAACTCTTTTTAAATTTTCATTGAATGTATTGGTGATGGCAACAATCTCATCTAAATTCAGTTCATTAAAGCCGAAATTCAAAACCGCTTTCAAAGCTTTGCACATGATTCCCTGTCTGTGGTATTCCGGTAATAATTCATAACCCACTTCTGTAGTTTTACGGTCTTCAGAAAAATTCCAGAGACAAATTGTTCCGATAAGATTGATCTGGTCTTTTAAAGAAATTCCCAGATAAACGGTTTGATTATTTTTAGTTTTTTCTTTAATGGTTAAAATAAGCTGGAGTGCATCGTAATTATTTTTCGGTGAATTCCTTTGATAAACTGATTGATTACTTCATTACTTCGAATGTGCAAAATATCATCAACTTATCCTTTATAGATA
The nucleotide sequence above comes from Chryseobacterium sp. 7. Encoded proteins:
- a CDS encoding GNAT family N-acetyltransferase, whose protein sequence is MLTIKEKTKNNQTVYLGISLKDQINLIGTICLWNFSEDRKTTEVGYELLPEYHRQGIMCKALKAVLNFGFNELNLDEIVAITNTFNENLKRVLLKHDFILLDREKDEGFPDNIIFSLKRFSGK